Part of the Vespula pensylvanica isolate Volc-1 chromosome 23, ASM1446617v1, whole genome shotgun sequence genome is shown below.
aaacaaaaaatataaatttaatattaacacgTATAAGTGTAACAATTTAAttccatatatgtattatataattaattcaagatcattaacttttttatcatttatcgcaatattatatcattaattattattttgttctcGTTTATCTAATCATTCATGCTTTTGATATGAATATTTACTAACTTTATAGTATAACCATTTAGTAATTATTACGCGTAGTTCAGAAATTATAACGTCAATTAATTTAAGATTAACAtacgtttaataattaaaacggcttatttttttttctccattaaaatcaaacaaaattatgCATTTTAAGGAGTTAAATTATCGATTACCTTGCGTACTGCAGATCGAAAGCGAATCAGAGAAATCGTTATTGAGATCGGTCACGGCCAACAACAAAGGTACAGACGTATTCTTGAACGATCTTGATTTCGTTGAGGATTTCTTTTGTATGGAATAAGTTCGTACACGTCGTCTGAAGATCGACGAATCGAGAAAAGATTCGTCATATTGTGGCATATCTGATCGcgaatcaatttctttttatttaataatatcggaGAGATGCAatgtcaaataaaaatatatgacatAATCATGATGTCGCCATCTTCCAAATCAactattattttcgattaatcgaaaagaagagagaaaatatgtgCTCGAAACAGTCTTCGATATTATCAACATTTTCGTACGTTTCATAATCTTTCAAAAACATAACGTTGAACtctacaatatttttcttattatttcttatcatttattcgttaatgACCGTAGATATGTCTATTTTAAGGatcatatattacattattttacttttcaaatATGTTTTCAAATTCATTggtttaaaaatgataagagagagaaagagagaaatgaagaagatcgaattaaaagaaaaatatcagacACTAATTGAAGAGAAGCAGGTCGATTTACAAATCAATATTAAACTTGTCGAACCGACGACGATGTACCAACTACGTGTGAGATTGGGGACTGTTAATATCTCTGACTTTGGCCGGGAATAAAGCTTTGTCTATTTTAGCGGGTCAACcagagcgaacgaacgagtgagcgagagcgagagcgagagtgagagtgagagcgagagagagagagagagagaaagcgagagagcgagagagagaagagaaaagtatatGCGATAGGTGGGGATGTTGCGAGGGGCAGAAGCAACAGTGGCAGCAGCAACAGTAAGCTCGAGGAGGGCTGGGGAAAGAGGTTAACCTATCCacttgtttcttccttttgatcaaataaaaagagaagaggaaaataataagaatcttcaaataatttcttcgtgaatcgaaaaatgaatccaagaaatatatttatgaactTCAGGAAAAAGATAACATAACctataaatagagaaaaaaaaacatgacagattaatttattcatacgAAATCCgtcaaaaatgatttatttatggaTCGATagattaacaatttattttggGGAAAAAAGTTAATCTAATctctaaataaaaagtaaaaaatatatatatataaactaacaAGACAGACCAATTTATTTGTATGAATCGATCTAAATCCGTCCCGAAGGTAATCGGGTGTAATAATGTTGAAATGTAACAatgagatataataaaaattactagGTTATCCAACATTTGatcgaacatttttctctctttctcacacatacatagatgaAATCCCTTGTAAATCAAAGCGCATATCAGTTTTGATAAGCTACATCTGTTAAAGTTCTTCGTTTGTAAACTAAACCTCCTATCCGCCGATAAAGTCTCCTATTCGTCgttggttaaaaaaaaaagggagagaaaagagaaaaagagtaggtAAAGAAAATACTAATGAAGGATGATCCATCTTGAAAACTATGTAACAAGTATCAGGCATAATTGCAAATATAATTCGaagatatttgaaagaatatgTTCAATATTAAATTAGCTTGTAAGCAAAGAACATATGTTTTTGACGTTTGACCGGAAAGAAAGGTGTTCTTAAATAGTAATCTTAAAGCTgctttaaaattcattatttgaaagattgaaaaagcCGGTATAAAGCAAATAGTGGTTTAGTTTATAAGGGCGTTACCGTTTCAATCTGAAAAGAATTTTGGATTGCAATCAAAAGAAGCAGTTATCTTTTGACGTAAAGTCTTCGATGTAAGTAAATGGGGATGTAAGGGGATATGGGGGGAGGTGAAAGAGGGTTGCGCCGTCTTCGTCTGTCAAAAGATACATACGCGAGTTTCGCACGTAAGAGAAGGTAAATCGTGATGAGAGCTTACCTCCATGTTTGTCAGATTTTGGTGTGGAAGCCATCATAGTTGACCGTTCCCTCGTCTTCAAACGATATCACAGAGTCTCAACATTTTTGCAAACAGCCGCGTCGTAAGTTACGAAGCAGTGGCTGCTGCACTGTTTTCAGTCTGATATAAATCCGACTTGCACCGCTACATCTTCGTTCGTCGGCCATTTTTCAAGAGGCTTCAGGGTAATAAGCGCCATCTGCTGACGAATAATGATAAACTACGCCGACAAGATGGCCGACACAGTGTTCATCACGGCGTACTGACCAGTGAACGTATTACTTACAATTCTTCTACGTTTCTTACCGTGAAAACGTGAACTTAGAAAAATTTCGAGGTACGAATCGTTTATAATCAACTTCGCTCGTTTACAATCGTATAATATTTGTCTCGATAACTATTACGTATCCGTCGTATAGATTTGGGCCTGTCGTTCGACGCATCGACCGTCAAAGACACCGCTCGCGAAAAGCTTGCAATGATAGGGCGGTGGCGCGATCGTCGTACATTCTTGCAAACAAGTTTTAACCGTGCTGTACCATAGTGTGTACACTCcaaatagaaaattcaaaatcTTCTTTTGGACTTCTCTTGTATACGAAAAGATATACGACGAAAAGAGCGCGTCATTCGAACGCgtaaagagaaacgattagATTATTTCGAAGATGGGTAATTTTGGATTGCAACAACATTACGAGACTGCCAAGAAGACGGGAGCACTGAGATTGTCTCAAAAGAAACTGGACGAATTTCCATCGAATCTACGTACATTGGCACATCTTCTACGTAATTTGGATATATCTGAGAATAAATTTACTAGATTACCCGACGAGATTGGCGAGTTTACCTTGTTGAAACAGATCAATTTGAGTCGTAACAGGCTTACGACGTTACCAGAGATTATCggtcttttattaaaattagaatGTTTCAATGCCAGTTCGAATTACATCGAAAGGATACCACATTCCTTTTCAAAATTATCCCATTTAAAACAAGTTAATCTTTCTGATAATCGCATTACCGAATTCCCTTTAATGTTTTGCGATTTGAAACATCTCGACATATTGGATCTGTCGAAGAATAAATTGACGATTATACCGGACGCTGCTTTCTTACTTTCAGTGACCGAATTAAATCTtaatcaaaatcaaatttctattatatcggACAGAATCGCCGAATGTTCGCGTCTGAAGACGTTACGCTTAGAAGAAAACTGTTTACAATTGAATGCCATACCAACcagaatattgaaagaatctAAGATATCAATGTTAGCGTTAACAGGGAATCTCTTCGAGATGAAACAATTCGCTGACGTTGAAGGATACGATGATTATATGGAAAGATATACAgcggtgaaaaaaaaaatgttttgaaCTCATCAAGATTACGAACACATCTCGTTGTCACGAATTAATAGAAACGCATACATAGTTTCTCacgtacttttttttattccaccTCTCTTCCCATACGCCGTCAAATTTGTCATCGTGTGTGTTCTTTAACgattttgtacatatatacacatacacacatatttgtatctatttcatgcaaatattatgaaaaataaattatatcttatatttatttttaatatggcCTATTGTATCATTAAACTATCCTTTACATGTGAAatcttgataaaatatttgtttgagGTTATCTACGAACATTTatggatattatttttaatactattttGTTGCGATAAATGAACAGtgattattaaaacattacaGATTATTTTTCGGAAGTTATggttaacgaaaataatatcaagaaaaattcgttgaaTACGTTATGGACGTGACTGTACCTCGAATAGAGAGAACGTACTGACTAATCTATAAAACAACTATACATAAAAATTGATAcgaaaattatgtaaatttttatattgaaaattaatataattcctaaatgataattatcatattgATTTTGACTCGTAATCGACgacttttttaattgtttatattatacctGCATCGTGATACGATTCTATACGGCGATCAATTCTGTAGTGTGAACATTTTGGGCCCTGttctttatagaaaaaaatgagatataaagtatatacgtatatatattttatataaatatttgaaagattatTCAATCCGAACGTTTATGAAgcttattagaaaaatatttggttATAATTGAATActtagaaaatgtttaattaggaatgaagaaaaagtcgtgattacaaaaaaaaaaaaaaaaacaaacaaatggTAAAAGGCAGAAATTTTAAAGGTTACGATCCTATGACGTCCATGTCAACGCCGGTAGTACATATTTGACTAACGTAGTATTTCAAGCAAGTGTTTCTTCCAAGATGGCGAACGTAGttcgttcgaattttcaaGTAACACAATGAAAAGGTATACCGAGTCTTATTCTCGGTTGTGATGTATTTCATCAAGGAAAATTCGTGTTGGTGATCCGACGTCTTCGGACATCGCGCGTTGTCGCGCGTGACTCGCGTGGAAGTGATTACGGGCCGCCTGTGCGTGCCGCTCGTGCGTGCCGCCCGTGCGTGTCTCGTCGTTCATTTGCcacgaaagaagatagaagaaaaaagaaaggaaggaaaggaagggaataaataaataaagaaataaatcaacgaCGGGCAAGGGTTGAGAACAACAAcgaaacaacaataaaaacaaaaaaaaaagaaaagatttacatACAAAATTGCAAGAGGTAGAAGAGGGGGGGggtaagaaaattaaaaaaaatatacatataataaaaagaaagagagaaaaaaaagtgagaagggtggtagaaaggaaggaaggaaggaagtaaaagaaccataaaaagaggaagcaaagaagaaattgaaaaaagacatagatagatagattgatggatggatagatagagagggcgagagagagagatagagagagagagagagagagagagagagagagaaagagagagagaaacagaaaaaatataggaagaaagaaatataaaaaaggaagaaagggaacgaagatagagagattgGCTTTTTTATCCGCAGCAACGCGTGAGTACGCGTCGTCGTTTTTCGACGGGGGCGGATTGACCGTCTCTGCCGTTGCTGCTTTTGCTTCTGCTCCGCCTCCTGCTACTCTTGTATCGTATCGTTCCGTCTCGTTTGGTGTTTTATCGTTAACTTCAACGAGTTTTTCTATGACCGAACACATTGGCAAATACCTGACGCAAGTTCGAAAATGAGGGAACGTTGCAAGTAATTTCTATCAGAGGAAAGCCCCGAGGTACGAAGATCTCCGTGCAGAATGGTGTGTGCAAATTCTTTTCGAGTATCCGAAATGTAGCCTAatcgttcttttatctttcattcttgtgtttttctttttttaccatcAGGCCAAcaaatcgttttttctttttttttttatctaaccAAATCACTCAATTTTCCGTCTTTTACATTTtccctctcattttctctctctcattttttctcttattttttcaatcaattctcctatatcttttctcttcttttttctttttccttcaaattTTATCAGCTCCTCGTTCCATCTCTGTATCGAGGcgtttaattcgataataatgatattgtatttatttataattctatgaaggtaaagagagatattttgtaagaatgtactttttgttttgtaaaagCTACTATTAATGAGATCTCGATTATTTTTGTACTTTATCCATAGATTATTGTTGTTCTAATTGTTTCTAAAAATAGTTTCTTATAACGGTTTGTTGTTttagaaatagaatagaaaatgtCAGAACTTGAGGAAAGTCTGGCAGCGCCGGATAGTACAACGAGAGAACAGCGTCTAGGTTTCTCTCATGGAGACGATGTATTACTCCAGCATAAAGATGGAAAATATTACTTGGGCACTGTCGTGGAggtatcaatattattaacctatttgaatttctttatcagatgattgtaacatttttttgcATTATGCTTAGGTGGATTTGGCTAGAGAGAGATGTCTTGTCAAATTTATGGACAATACATCCTCTTGGTCGTCGGTCAAAGAGCTGACGAAATTAGCTATGCCAGATTCAGATGTTATGTGCGTTCTCTGTAAGAAATCCGAGCCTAAGACCGACAATGACATTGTTGTTTGTGATAAATGTGGCCGTGGCTACCATCAACTTTGTCATCAGGTGTgcatattttaaattacattctTTGATCATCGTctctttgattattatttctaatgctATCTTACAATTTTTAGCCTCAAGtatcaaaagaagaaacaagaagcgATACGAATTGGATGTGTAAACGATGTATGGATAATCAGACGAGAAATCGTGAATCTGGAGAAATTAAGAAATGTATggttaaagtaaatattagGAAAGTTTGTAGTGGTAGAGATCAACCTCAACCACCTCCGGATGATATGACAAAATTACCATATGACGTTAGTATATTGCAggcaataaaattttatttacggaTAGGTTTCTCATATTGATTGCTATTAACTGGTAATATATTATAGCCTGATATGTTGAGTTGGGACGTACATCATCGAGTGAATGCAGaacaaatttattgttattgtggTCTAAATGGAGAATGGTATACCCAAATGTTACAGTGTGCTCGTTGTAAACAATGGTTCCATGAAAAGTGTGTTAGTTGCTTAAGGTACCCTCTTTACAGCGGAGATAGGTAAGATATTTGGATGAAATTAAAAGTGACCTTCTACTTTCTGACATTGTTATTCTGACattgttttttgttattcaCATTTCAGATTCtatgtttttgtttgttcgatGTGCAATTATGGAAAAGAATTCGTACGACGTTTGGAATTGAAATGGGTCGATTTAGTGCACCTGATGTTGTACAATCTGACTGTCTACAATGCAAAAAAGTATTATGATTTAGATACGGTTATTATACCTTATGCCAATGACAATTGGAATTCTTTGCAACTTCCACCACGTgtaagaaactttttcttatatttcatttctatatttttagtaattgttaataaacgAAGTTTAGTctaatttaacattattttctagATTCGAGATGTTAGTGTTCAAGTACGCAGAGAATCAATACTAGCTATATTAACCAATAATAGGAATAGATTCAAGTGtggaagagaaattaaaaaacgtaCCACAATATGGGGTCTTAGAGTTAGATTACCACCTCCATGTCCTATCGTTAATCTTCCAGCGTCTGGAATAATAGATGATTCTGTGTTACGTAGATGCTGGGGTGCTAATAAAAGACTACAATATTTATCTCCATCAGCAgggttaatataatttttaatctcttctaatatttataacactACTGAATATCTAAATGAAacaatcatatatttatagatgtaTGCCAGAAAGTACAAAACAGTTAAACGCACTAAAGGAAAGTTCACCAGAAAATTTGGAAATACCTGTTAATCCGTCAGATGTGGTCATGAGAGGaacaatttatcaaaattctgAAGCAGAACAGAGTTCATGTCCAAGTCCAAGTCCTCCTTCTCAATCCACGCAATCTTTGAGAGAACGGTATTTTGTagaattcatatattattaatatataaaagtatctaagagtataaaaaagaagaagttgaatatatatttaactttttacAGATATAGTGGAGGTggttttgtaaaaaaaactttccCATTTCCAAAGTTAAGtttacaaagaagaagaagattaatgGTATTGGGTAGTTCTCGAGAAAGGATGTTacgtaaacataaaaaaagggagaaaggttGTGGAGATGGTTCATTAGGAAAATCGCAAGGTGTTAGGGAGGCCAGATATAGGAAAGCTAGGAAGCTATTAAAAAATGCCATTGCCAAGGTATCACATGATTATACTGTTAACAATGAATTGTGtaaattatcttataa
Proteins encoded:
- the LOC122636698 gene encoding leucine-rich repeat-containing protein 57-like — its product is MGNFGLQQHYETAKKTGALRLSQKKLDEFPSNLRTLAHLLRNLDISENKFTRLPDEIGEFTLLKQINLSRNRLTTLPEIIGLLLKLECFNASSNYIERIPHSFSKLSHLKQVNLSDNRITEFPLMFCDLKHLDILDLSKNKLTIIPDAAFLLSVTELNLNQNQISIISDRIAECSRLKTLRLEENCLQLNAIPTRILKESKISMLALTGNLFEMKQFADVEGYDDYMERYTAVKKKMF
- the LOC122636740 gene encoding uncharacterized protein LOC122636740, which produces MSELEESLAAPDSTTREQRLGFSHGDDVLLQHKDGKYYLGTVVEVDLARERCLVKFMDNTSSWSSVKELTKLAMPDSDVMCVLCKKSEPKTDNDIVVCDKCGRGYHQLCHQPQVSKEETRSDTNWMCKRCMDNQTRNRESGEIKKCMVKVNIRKVCSGRDQPQPPPDDMTKLPYDPDMLSWDVHHRVNAEQIYCYCGLNGEWYTQMLQCARCKQWFHEKCVSCLRYPLYSGDRFYVFVCSMCNYGKEFVRRLELKWVDLVHLMLYNLTVYNAKKYYDLDTVIIPYANDNWNSLQLPPRIRDVSVQVRRESILAILTNNRNRFKCGREIKKRTTIWGLRVRLPPPCPIVNLPASGIIDDSVLRRCWGANKRLQYLSPSAGCMPESTKQLNALKESSPENLEIPVNPSDVVMRGTIYQNSEAEQSSCPSPSPPSQSTQSLRERYSGGGFVKKTFPFPKLSLQRRRRLMVLGSSRERMLRKHKKREKGCGDGSLGKSQGVREARYRKARKLLKNAIAKSKSRNSEQSDLPPTPPTSVSGPPTPPATTSGMSELSVPSSMELMHPLPPSTPADTSGDETSSRGTLDSFIPPPKDFEGKNNPFRNLSDLLGTPCSLNQASSSTPLPYNQCPITLPLPLTPVIAQPPVVRPTKRQLSEKDIIIDRNGQVKRKRQHRRGRPSQQQQQLQQQFQHTASKTATILPARYNEVKNEFVRNLRSSFNGGGASSSASSQIGNCVDYALNGRRLRQRQSSEKLPPPDPQPQKKCNASSSPKCSPMKQSTPDISLDDLKSSVNIYFGAANRIAAGEKFVIKAKRVGPNGQTQYLIEWESLTT